The Callospermophilus lateralis isolate mCalLat2 chromosome 3, mCalLat2.hap1, whole genome shotgun sequence genome has a segment encoding these proteins:
- the Degs2 gene encoding sphingolipid delta(4)-desaturase/C4-monooxygenase DES2 isoform X2 has protein sequence MGNCAGRSDFEWVYTDQPHTQRRKEMLAKYPAIKDLMRPDPHIKWTVTGLVLSQLLACWLVQGLAWRWLFFWAYAFGGCVNHSLTLAIHDISHNTAFGTGRPAHNRWFAIFANLPVGVPYAASFKKYHVDHHRYLGGDGLDVDIPTRLEGWLFCTPARKLLWLVLQPFFYSLRPLCVNPKAVTRMEVFNTLVQLLVDAAIFALWGIKPVAYLLASSLLGLGLHPISGHFVAEHYMFLKGHETYSYYGPLNWITFNVGYHMEHHDFPSIPGCNLPLPDTGSDSDGRWGP, from the exons ATGGGCAACTGCGCGGGCCGCAGCGACTTCGAGTGGGTCTACACCGACCAGCCGCACACGCAGCGGCGCAAGGAGATGCTGG CCAAGTACCCGGCCATCAAGGACCTGATGCGGCCAGACCCACACATCAAGTGGACGGTGACAGGGCTGGTGCTGTCGCAGCTGCTGGCCTGCTGGCTGGTGCAGGGGCTGGCCTGGCGCTGGCTCTTCTTCTGGGCCTACGCCTTTGGCGGCTGTGTGAACCACTCCCTGACGCTGGCCATCCACGACATCTCCCACAACACCGCCTTCGGCACCGGCCGCCCTGCCCACAACCGCTGGTTCGCCATCTTCGCCAACCTGCCCGTGGGCGTGCCCTACGCGGCCTCCTTCAAGAAGTACCATGTGGACCACCACCGCTACCTGGGCGGCGATGGGCTGGACGTGGACATCCCCACGCGCCTGGAGGGCTGGCTCTTCTGCACGCCGGCCCGCAAGCTGCTGTGGCTGGTGCTGCAGCCCTTCTTCTACTCGCTGCGGCCGCTCTGTGTCAACCCCAAGGCCGTGACCCGCATGGAGGTGTTCAACACCCTGGTGCAGCTGCTGGTCGACGCCGCCATCTTTGCCCTTTGGGGCATCAAGCCTGTGGCCTACCTTCTGGCCAGCTCCCTGCTGGGCCTGGGCCTGCACCCCATCTCGGGCCACTTCGTGGCTGAGCACTACATGTTCCTCAAGGGCCACGAGACCTACTCCTACTACGGGCCCCTCAACTGGATCACCTTCAACGTGGGCTACCACATGGAGCACCACGACTTCCCCAGCATCCCGGGCTGCAACCTGCCCCTG
- the Degs2 gene encoding sphingolipid delta(4)-desaturase/C4-monooxygenase DES2 isoform X3 — protein MRPDPHIKWTVTGLVLSQLLACWLVQGLAWRWLFFWAYAFGGCVNHSLTLAIHDISHNTAFGTGRPAHNRWFAIFANLPVGVPYAASFKKYHVDHHRYLGGDGLDVDIPTRLEGWLFCTPARKLLWLVLQPFFYSLRPLCVNPKAVTRMEVFNTLVQLLVDAAIFALWGIKPVAYLLASSLLGLGLHPISGHFVAEHYMFLKGHETYSYYGPLNWITFNVGYHMEHHDFPSIPGCNLPLVRKIAPEYYDHLPQHHSWVKVLWDFVFEDSLGPYARVKRVCKLAEDRL, from the exons ATGCGGCCAGACCCACACATCAAGTGGACGGTGACAGGGCTGGTGCTGTCGCAGCTGCTGGCCTGCTGGCTGGTGCAGGGGCTGGCCTGGCGCTGGCTCTTCTTCTGGGCCTACGCCTTTGGCGGCTGTGTGAACCACTCCCTGACGCTGGCCATCCACGACATCTCCCACAACACCGCCTTCGGCACCGGCCGCCCTGCCCACAACCGCTGGTTCGCCATCTTCGCCAACCTGCCCGTGGGCGTGCCCTACGCGGCCTCCTTCAAGAAGTACCATGTGGACCACCACCGCTACCTGGGCGGCGATGGGCTGGACGTGGACATCCCCACGCGCCTGGAGGGCTGGCTCTTCTGCACGCCGGCCCGCAAGCTGCTGTGGCTGGTGCTGCAGCCCTTCTTCTACTCGCTGCGGCCGCTCTGTGTCAACCCCAAGGCCGTGACCCGCATGGAGGTGTTCAACACCCTGGTGCAGCTGCTGGTCGACGCCGCCATCTTTGCCCTTTGGGGCATCAAGCCTGTGGCCTACCTTCTGGCCAGCTCCCTGCTGGGCCTGGGCCTGCACCCCATCTCGGGCCACTTCGTGGCTGAGCACTACATGTTCCTCAAGGGCCACGAGACCTACTCCTACTACGGGCCCCTCAACTGGATCACCTTCAACGTGGGCTACCACATGGAGCACCACGACTTCCCCAGCATCCCGGGCTGCAACCTGCCCCTG GTGCGGAAGATTGCGCCCGAGTACTACGACCACCTGCCGCAGCACCACTCCTGGGTGAAGGTGCTCTGGGATTTTGTGTTCGAGGACTCCCTGGGGCCCTATGCCAGGGTGAAGCGGGTGTGCAAGCTGGCAGAGGACCGCCTATGA
- the Degs2 gene encoding sphingolipid delta(4)-desaturase/C4-monooxygenase DES2 isoform X1 → MGNCAGRSDFEWVYTDQPHTQRRKEMLAKYPAIKDLMRPDPHIKWTVTGLVLSQLLACWLVQGLAWRWLFFWAYAFGGCVNHSLTLAIHDISHNTAFGTGRPAHNRWFAIFANLPVGVPYAASFKKYHVDHHRYLGGDGLDVDIPTRLEGWLFCTPARKLLWLVLQPFFYSLRPLCVNPKAVTRMEVFNTLVQLLVDAAIFALWGIKPVAYLLASSLLGLGLHPISGHFVAEHYMFLKGHETYSYYGPLNWITFNVGYHMEHHDFPSIPGCNLPLVRKIAPEYYDHLPQHHSWVKVLWDFVFEDSLGPYARVKRVCKLAEDRL, encoded by the exons ATGGGCAACTGCGCGGGCCGCAGCGACTTCGAGTGGGTCTACACCGACCAGCCGCACACGCAGCGGCGCAAGGAGATGCTGG CCAAGTACCCGGCCATCAAGGACCTGATGCGGCCAGACCCACACATCAAGTGGACGGTGACAGGGCTGGTGCTGTCGCAGCTGCTGGCCTGCTGGCTGGTGCAGGGGCTGGCCTGGCGCTGGCTCTTCTTCTGGGCCTACGCCTTTGGCGGCTGTGTGAACCACTCCCTGACGCTGGCCATCCACGACATCTCCCACAACACCGCCTTCGGCACCGGCCGCCCTGCCCACAACCGCTGGTTCGCCATCTTCGCCAACCTGCCCGTGGGCGTGCCCTACGCGGCCTCCTTCAAGAAGTACCATGTGGACCACCACCGCTACCTGGGCGGCGATGGGCTGGACGTGGACATCCCCACGCGCCTGGAGGGCTGGCTCTTCTGCACGCCGGCCCGCAAGCTGCTGTGGCTGGTGCTGCAGCCCTTCTTCTACTCGCTGCGGCCGCTCTGTGTCAACCCCAAGGCCGTGACCCGCATGGAGGTGTTCAACACCCTGGTGCAGCTGCTGGTCGACGCCGCCATCTTTGCCCTTTGGGGCATCAAGCCTGTGGCCTACCTTCTGGCCAGCTCCCTGCTGGGCCTGGGCCTGCACCCCATCTCGGGCCACTTCGTGGCTGAGCACTACATGTTCCTCAAGGGCCACGAGACCTACTCCTACTACGGGCCCCTCAACTGGATCACCTTCAACGTGGGCTACCACATGGAGCACCACGACTTCCCCAGCATCCCGGGCTGCAACCTGCCCCTG GTGCGGAAGATTGCGCCCGAGTACTACGACCACCTGCCGCAGCACCACTCCTGGGTGAAGGTGCTCTGGGATTTTGTGTTCGAGGACTCCCTGGGGCCCTATGCCAGGGTGAAGCGGGTGTGCAAGCTGGCAGAGGACCGCCTATGA